The region AGTTGCTGACCAGGGAGCCCCCCGGCCTGCGCAGCCAGGGCCACCTGATGTGGTCCCACCTGGTCCTTGTCCCCCAAAGCCGCGAGGCCGCCGTCCGCTTCGGCGTCCGCTACGTCCTCGACGAGGCCTATGGCGAGTACGGGAGGCACAAGAGCCAGATCATCAGCAGTAGCGCCCCGACGGGCGAGCGCGCCCAGTACATGGAGCGCCACGGCGTGACGGTGGTCGTCGAAGGCCCCACTCGCGCCCCCGGCTCCCCCTGGGTCCTCGACCCGGCCAGCATCCAGAACCTGCTGCAGTCCTTCGAGAAGCTCCTCAGCCAGCCCCACCCGCTCGTCTGGGCCATCTCCGCCGGCGACGAGATGGACGAGATCGCCCTACGCGAGGGCGCCGACCTGATGGCCAAGCCACCGGCCGACTTCCCCTACCTCCAGCAGGCCGACGCGGAGGTCAAGCGGGACTACGGCGGCGGGCAGTGGGGCATCCCCGTGGGCCAGCGCGATCCCAGCCCGTACCGCTGGATCGCCTACCGCCGCTGGTGTGCCGCCAAGATGCGCGAGCGCCACACCCGGCTGCGCGAGCTGGTCCAGCGCCTCGACCCGAAGCTGCTCATGCTCGGCGCCGACGCCCAGGGCGGCCGCCTGATGCCCTACGAGTGGAGCAGCCAGGCCGACCTCTTCGACATCTTCACCCAGCAGTGGACCCCCGCCCGCACCCGCTGGCGCGCGCAACTGGGTTGCATCAGCAAGCTGCTGTCCGACCTCACCGGCAAGGACGCCTGGCCCTGCGCCCACGTCGAGCGCTACAGCATGGACCCCACGCCCGACGAGGTGGTCGAGGAGCTGAGCCAGATCTTCCGCAACGGCGGCAGCGGCGTCCACCTGTACATGCCCGACACGGCCGGCGGCGACAAGCTGGTGGGGGACACGCGCGTGTGCTACTTCGGCTCGCCGCGCCGCTACCACACCATCATGAACATCCTGGACCTCTCGCGCACCATGCCGCGCTTGAAGTACCCCGCCGAAGGCCGCACGGCCATCCTGTTCAATGATGACACCCTCCAGGCCGACCCCGAGCAGGGCGGGCGCGGCTACTGCGCCGTCGTCGAGGCCTGTTACACCCTCCTGGGCCCGGTAGCGCGCTCGTGGTTCAAGTTCATTGACTGCGCCCAGGTCCTCAAGCTGCCCTCGCTCCACGAGCGCTTCGACACCATCGTCCTCCCGGTCGCCACCTACCAGCGCCCGGAGATCGTGGCGAAGCTGCGCGACTTCGTGATGCAGGGCGGCACGTTGATCTGCGGCGACCGCACAGCCTTCCAGACCGATGTCCTGGGGAACGACACCGCCGCCGTCCGCGCCGAGATCTTCGGCGTCACCGATGGGCCGGTCCACACCGTGAACACCCTCACCCTCACGGTCAAGGAGCTGGGGCCGCCCCTGGCCTTCTCACACGATGTGCGGCAGTTGCAGCCCAACCCGGGTAGCCGTGTGACCGCCCTGGCCACCTTCCACAATGGCGACCCGGCGATCGCCTGCAACGCGCTGGGCAAGGGCCGGGCCATTCTGTTTGCCTACAACCCCTTCACCTTCAGCGCCGTCGCCGACGCGGACTGGCGCGAGTTCTTCACCCGCTTTGCCCGCTGGACCGGCGCCCCGGTCAACCTGGACATCTGGCGCTTCCAGTTCCCGCGGTCGGTCATCTGGCAGGAGCCGCAGCAACCCGGCTTCTGCCTGACCAACAACCACGTCCTGTGGCAGGAGGAGACCCCCAAGTACCCCCAGAACCGCGACCTCGGCGCGACGTACCGCTACTCGCTGCCGCCGGACGCCATGCCTGACGAGCAAGTCCAGGGCGATGCCATCCCGTGCCAGATCGGCCACCTCACCGACCGCCGCGACTCGATCATGGCGAAGAAGACGAAGGCCGCCTGGTACACCCCCTACGAACTGCCTGCCAGCCGCTGGGTCGTCTCGTGGGCCAAGCCCGACCCGGTCGCTGTCACCTTCGACCTGCGCCAACCGTGGAGGCTGCTGCAGTTCAAGCTCTGGTTCCGCGACACCCTCCCCGCGGTCACGGTCGAGGGCAGTGCCGACGGGCAGCAGTGGCGGTTGCTCGGGCGAGGCAGGGGAGAGGAGGCCGGCGCGGACGTGCGCGACTTGACGATCGCACTGGACCCGAAGACAGCCAGCCGCTTCGTCCGCGTCACCTTCGCCGCTCGCCAGCCGGACCAGAAGCTCACCCTCGTCGAGACCGAGGTCTGGGCGGCCGACAAGTAGCGGCACGGACCGCGGGCTTTCCAGCCCGCAGCAGCATGGACCGCGGGCTTTCCAGCCCGCGGCCGCATGGAGCGCGGCTCTCCAGAGCCGCAGCCGTCGTCACGCCTGCTAGCCCTTGAGCTGTTCGAGCAGCCCCACGGCGGCCTCGACGATCTGCTCCCCGAAGCCGGGCATGTACGGGGTGGAGTTCGGCTCGTACGCGCCCTCCTCGAAGGCCCGGCCGGTCGGGATGTACCCGACGCTGTCATTGCCCAGTTCCAGCACCATCGTCTGCGCGAAGGGCGAGCGGCGCTTGATCTCCAGCCCCAACTCAACGAACAGCTCTCCGGGCGCGCTGACGAGGGCCAGGTCGCCGATGCGCAGGGCCTGGACCACCGTGGTGTGCGCCGTCGGCGGCGTCGCCTCGAACCGCCGCACCCGGCGCTGGAACGACCGCTCGCCCATCAGCACGGGCTTCCCGGCCGCGAGGCGGTCCTCGATCTCCTGGGCCTGCGCCAGGTCCTCCGGGGTGGCTGGCGGACGCGCTGCGAGGGTCACTTCCGCCAGCGCCCCGGCCAGCGGCGCCTCCCCGATGAACTCCGCCTCATTCCAGGCCCACAGGGCGTTCGCCGCCACCAGCGCCGCGGCCCGCTCGCAGTGCTGGTAGTGGTCGTTCCGGTTCGTGACGCGTCCCATGACATTCACGTTGTTGATATCCCCCGAGGCCCCATTGGACAGCGCCGCCACGAAGCTCGCCCCGCGCAGCCGCTGGATCAGCGTCGAGAAGAACCCGAAGTAGTCGGCCGAGAACGACGTGAAGTCGTCGGGGATGCCGACATAGTGCAGGGCATAGTTGCCCAGCAGGCCAAGCGGGCCACTCCCGGGG is a window of bacterium DNA encoding:
- a CDS encoding beta-galactosidase trimerization domain-containing protein, producing the protein MTRTARSPMVVALVLLLTIGAGVGLAAPYRIAAVTVPHGPALTGDLSDPLWQRAAHLPAFVAADGLSKPHAPTEAYLLADAEALYVGFVCHEPQAGQLVANAAERDSSVWTDDCVEFLLDPSNGDTSMFHWIVNSRGTLWDGFHGLAGADAEYTSHATAKAAVGADRWTCELRLPWADVAGTPQPGEVWGMNCCRERKLEPEEITSWAPSYGNFTDPSYLGEVAFPPAPGPVAVQVLSRGAVSSDANERGLNVFSVTASNRGAKAASVRTTVCAGRALLATKQVSVSPGQSQSLQVPYTVPPAGQPVLDFAVLVDGKPVYGSSLTALKPVGKMARTWVTPDPLYQELLTREPPGLRSQGHLMWSHLVLVPQSREAAVRFGVRYVLDEAYGEYGRHKSQIISSSAPTGERAQYMERHGVTVVVEGPTRAPGSPWVLDPASIQNLLQSFEKLLSQPHPLVWAISAGDEMDEIALREGADLMAKPPADFPYLQQADAEVKRDYGGGQWGIPVGQRDPSPYRWIAYRRWCAAKMRERHTRLRELVQRLDPKLLMLGADAQGGRLMPYEWSSQADLFDIFTQQWTPARTRWRAQLGCISKLLSDLTGKDAWPCAHVERYSMDPTPDEVVEELSQIFRNGGSGVHLYMPDTAGGDKLVGDTRVCYFGSPRRYHTIMNILDLSRTMPRLKYPAEGRTAILFNDDTLQADPEQGGRGYCAVVEACYTLLGPVARSWFKFIDCAQVLKLPSLHERFDTIVLPVATYQRPEIVAKLRDFVMQGGTLICGDRTAFQTDVLGNDTAAVRAEIFGVTDGPVHTVNTLTLTVKELGPPLAFSHDVRQLQPNPGSRVTALATFHNGDPAIACNALGKGRAILFAYNPFTFSAVADADWREFFTRFARWTGAPVNLDIWRFQFPRSVIWQEPQQPGFCLTNNHVLWQEETPKYPQNRDLGATYRYSLPPDAMPDEQVQGDAIPCQIGHLTDRRDSIMAKKTKAAWYTPYELPASRWVVSWAKPDPVAVTFDLRQPWRLLQFKLWFRDTLPAVTVEGSADGQQWRLLGRGRGEEAGADVRDLTIALDPKTASRFVRVTFAARQPDQKLTLVETEVWAADK